The genomic stretch ACGATAAAGTAATAATGTAAGCGCTTACATAAGCGATAGACTATTTGAAGCAAGGTGCTAATATCCACACCTGACAGCTTGTTGTTATATCCATTTGGAGGTTTACTTAAGCACAGGCTGGAAGAAAAGAAAAAGATAAACGAGGTAGAGAGATGGTATTATTGGATGACAGTATTTCTAAGGCCAAAGACAGACCAGTTAAGGTCATTCAGTTTGGCGAAGGTAACTTTTTGCGTGCGTTTGCAGATTATATGATTGACATTGCAAATGAAAAGGAATTGTTTGACGGAAGTATAGTGATACTCAAGGCTATTGAATACGGTAGTCTTGACATGTTTCATGAGCAGAAATACCAGTATACACTTACCCTGCGGGGAAAGCAGGACGGTAAGGAGGTTAATGAAAGCCGAATTATCACCTCTGTAAAAGATGCAGTCAGTGTGTATGATGAGTATGAGAAATTTATGGGTCTTGCCGGAATAGACACACTTAGATTTGTAGTATCGAATACCACTGAGGCTGGAATTGCTTTTGATGAGAAGGATTCTTTAGATGCATTGCCGCCTAGAACCTATCCGGCCAAATTAACAAAATTCTTATTTGAGAGATACAAAGCTTTCGCAGGTGACAGGGAGAAAGGTTTAATTATTCTGCCTGTTGAATTAATTGATGACAATGGTATCTTATTAAAAGAATATGTATTGAAGTATGCAAAGCTCTGGAGTTTGGAAGAAGATTTTATAACATGGCTTTTAGAAGCTTGCGTATTTTGCAGTACTTTGGTTGATCGTATTGTTACCGGTTATCCAAAGGATGAGGCAGAAGCAATCTGGGAGAAGCTTGGTTATCAGGATAATCTTCTTGTTACAGCAGAGCCTTTTGGATTATGGGTAATTGAAAGTGAAAAAGATATCAGTAAAGAACTACCCCTTGATAAAGCAGGACTCCCGGTTGTTTTTACAGATAATCAGAAACCCTATAAGCAAAGAAAGGTACGTATCTTAAATGGTGCCCACACCTCTTTTGTCCTGGCTTCTTATCTGGCAGGCAACGATTATGTATTGGAATCCATGAAGGATGAAACGATACGTAACTTTATGCAGAAGGTAATCTATGAGGAGGTTATTCCTACGCTAACATTACCGGAAGAGGAATTGAAAACCTTTGCAGATTCGGTAATCGAGAGATTTGAGAATCCACATATTAAGCATGCACTGCTGTCAATTTCCCTTAATTCTGTATCCAAATGGAGAGCCCGCTGTCTGCCCAGTTTACTGGGATATATTGAAAAAAATAAAACACTGCCTGAGCATCTGGTATTTTCCATAGCTGCGTTACTTTCATTCTATAGCAGCAGTGAAAGAAAAGACGGCAGTTTGGTAGGAAGAAGAAACGGAAAGGAATATATTATTCAGGATGATAAGGAAGTTCTGGATTTTTTTGCAGAGAATTCAGCTAAGACTTCAAAGGAATTCGTAGGCTTGTACTTAAGCAACGCAAATTTCCATGGTCAGGATTTATCCCTTATTCCTTCCCTTAATGAAAAAGTAACGGAATATCTGGAAAGTATTAAACAGAATGGTATGAGAAAGAGCCTGGAAATTTTGGGATAATTTCTGAAGGAATCAGCAGATATCTTAGCCGTGCAAAGGAATTATGAAATATAATCTAATTAATCCGATAATTAATCCGATAAGACCGCACAGAACATAAGAATCATGAATATAGAGCCAGAGCAAGGATAAAACAGCTGTCATCAAAGAAACACTTATGATAACAGCTGTTTTGATTTGTAATTTTAAATAAGCCAAAGAGTTGCAATGAATGTTAGAATTGAAAGTAATTCTTTGCATTATAATAGGAGATATCTTCAACAATTCCAGCTAACTGGGGAAGATCATTGGGATATTCTCCTTTTTCCACCCACTGGCCGATAAGATCGCTGAGAATCCTGCGGAAGTACTCATGCCTGGGGTAGGAGAGAAAACTTCTGGAATCTGTAAGCATTCCAACAAAAGCAGAGAGCATACCGTTATTTGCCAGAGTAACCATCTGATCAGTCATACCGGTTTTATGATCATTAAACCACCAGGCAGAACCATGCTGGAGCTTGCCTCGTACACTGCCATCCTGGAAGCATCCAAGAACCGTCACGATAGCAGCATTATCATTGGGGTTTAAGGAATAGACAATGGTTTTTGGCAGTTCCTCTGTCTCATGAAGTGCATTAAGATAATCAGCTAACTGAGAAGAAAAGCTTACATTGTTGATACAGTCATAACCGGTATCAGGACCCAGAGAACGGAAGCTTCTTTTGTTGTTGTCTCTCTTGGTGCCGTAATGCAGCTGCATAACCCAACCTGCTTCTTTATAAGCCCTTCCTGCAAATAACATGAAAGCGGTTTTATACTGTAGGATTTCCTGCTCTGTTAAGGAATTACCACTTAACTTTTTCTGAAAAATCTCTTCTATTTTCTCAGTATCTGCAGGTATGTACATAACATATTCCAGAGCATGGTCGGATATGCAGCATCCCAGGGAGGTAAAGAAAGCAATTCGGTTCTTTAAGGCTTCCTTCAGGGTTGCAAAGCTGTTAATGGCTATCTTGCTAACCTCAGCCAGCTTTTGCAGATAATCTGTAAAGTCAGGCTTTTCAATGTTTAAAGCTTTGTCCGGACGAAAAGCAGGTAGCACTTTAATGGAGAAGGAAGAGTCGTCTTTCAGCTGTTTATGCCATTCCAGAGAATCTATGGGGTCATCCGTCGTGCATATCGTTTCTACATTGGATAACATCATCAGATTCCTGGCGCTAAATTCAGGGGATGCCAGTTTTTCGTTGCATAAATTCCATACTTCCTCTGCCGTGGACTCATTTAAAGCGCCATAATAACCAAAGAATCTTTGGAGTTCCAGATGGCTCCAATGATATAAAGGATTTCCAATAGCTCTTTGTAATGTCTTCGCCCAGCTTAAGAACTTGTCATAATCCGGTGCATCTCCGGTAATATACGCTTCGTCTATTCCGTTTGCACGCATTAAACGCCATTTATAATGGTCTCCACCTAACCATACCTGTGTAATGTTACCGAATTGTTTGTCCTCTGCAATCTCTTTTGGACTAATATGGCAGTGGTAATCGATAATAGGCAGCTTGGCTGCGAATTGGTGATATAAGGTTTTAGCGGTTTCTGTGGTTAAAAGAAAATCCTGATCCATAAATTTTTGCATGTTTCTCCTCCTGCTTTGCTGTTTTCATTTTGATTTGTAAGTGCTTACATTTGAAATAAAACTTAAGAATTATTATAGCATAGATAAAAGTCAGGTGCAAGGGAGGAATCCCTAAAATACATAATTGACTTTGTCTCAATCCTGTATTAAACTAAATGTAAGAGCTTACATATTTTTATAAAGCGCATATTGTAATATTGCAGATTATTCTATTGCAGAGGCTGGGTATCTAAGTGAAGGCTGAAGCGATTACCTGAAAGGGCTGGATGAATTGAAACAAAGTGATACCACCAGTCCGTTATAAGCAGCTTTCAGACCCCCCAGGAAATGTAAAGGAATATAAGAACAGGAGCAGGAAACAGATTCCAGAAAAGAGGAGCTTTATGAAGGAATATATCAAAATTAATGAACAGGATAATGTAGTGGTTGCATTAAGAGAGTTTAAAGAAGGAGACAGGATACAGGATGGTACCATTGATCTCGTAGTGAAAGAGTCCGTTCCCTCCGGTCATAAAATTGCCCTTCATTTTATGAAAGAAGGAGAAAAGGTAATAAAATACGGTAATCCAATTGGCCTTGCCAAAGCAGATATAGAAGCAGGAACCTGGGTTCACACCCACAATATCAAGACCGGACTTGGTGATATCTGCTCCTATATATATGAAAAAGACTATAAAGAGTTAGAAAGCACAGAAGATGCATATTTCAGAGGGTATCGAAGGAAAGATGGCAAGGTGGGTATCAGAAATGAAATATGGATTATTCCTACGGTTGGTTGTGTTAATAAGATAGCGGCACTCCTTGAGCGAAAGGGCAATTCGATGCTGACCGACAATGTGGAAAAGGTTTGTGCCTTCGAACATCCCTATGGATGTTCTCAGATGGGTGAAGACCAGGAAAATACGAAGAAAATATTGGCTGGACTTGTAAATCATCCCAATGCAGGAGGCGTTCTGGTGATTGGGCTTGGTTGTGAGAACAGCGGTGTAGAGCAGTTAAAGGAACACATTGGTAAATACGACGGGAACAGAGTGAAATTTCTTATCTGTCAGGAGGAAGAGGACGAAGTAGAAGCAGCTCTTAAACTGTTGAGTGGACTGATAGAATATGCTTCTACTTTTGCAAGAGAAGAAATTCCTGTAAAGGAGCTTATTATTGGATTGAAGTGCGGAGGCAGTGACGGCTTTTCCGGTATTACTGCAAATCCGTTAGTAGGAGCCTTTTCGGATATACTGATTTCAAAAGGCGGTACGACAATCTTAACAGAGGTACCTGAGATGTTCGGAGCAGAGACTCTTCTGATGAGCCGTTGCAGAGAAGAAGGAACCTTTGACAAAACAGTTGCAATGATTAATGGTTTTAAGGATTATTATACCTCACATAATCAGACAATTTATGAAAATCCTTCTCCCGGAAATAAGCAAGGGGGTATTTCAACCCTGGAAGACAAATCCTTAGGGTGCACTCAAAAGTCAGGCAATGCACCTGTTTCCGATGTACTTCCTTATGGCTCACCTGTTAAAAGTAAAGGCCTGAACCTGTTGACGGCACCCGGAAATGACCTGGTTGCCGCAACTGCACTTGCAGCTTCTGGAGCACATATTGTACTGTTTACTACCGGCAGGGGTACGCCCTTTGCGTGCCCTGTACCAACAGTGAAAATATCCAGCAACTCAAAGCTGTATGAGAGAAAGAGCAATTGGATCGATTTTAATGCAGGGGTGTTGTTGGAGGAGGGGAAAATGGACAATATAGCCCAGAATTTATTCAGCTTTGTCCTTGACACTGCCTCCGGAAAAACGGTAAAATCTGAAATTGAAGGTTTCCACGATATGGCTGTGTGGAAGGATGGGGTTACACTCTAACTGAGGGGGAATACTTTATATTTTTCCAGAGTGGGTTTTCCAATATCCCCTTTAGAACAGACCTTACTGTGACAGTAAAAAAGGCTAGATTACACTGGTACCAGAATGAAATAAAAGTCATTTATGACAAGTATGGATTCATTATCATAATGCACCTTGTACCAGGTAAGTATAAACCAATATAAAAAGGAGAATTAAAATGGCAAAAGTTATTACTATGGGTGAAATCATGCTTCGTTTATCTACTCCAGGATTCCAGAAGTTTATCCAATCAGACAGTTTTGATGTTAACTATGGCGGAGGAGAAGCAAATGTAGCGGTTTCTCTTGCTAATTATGGACATAAGGCTTATTTCGTATCGAAGGTACCTAACAATCCCATCGGTGAGTGTGCGGTGGCAGCTCTAAGAAAATATAATGTTAACTGTGACCATGTTGCCAAAGGAGGCGAAAGACTCGGAATCTACTACCTTGAGACCGGTGCTTCCATGCGAGCTTCCAATGTAGTATATGACAGAGCACATTCCTCTATAGCAGAAGCACAAGAGAAAGATTTTGACTTCGATGCTATTTTCGATGGTGCCGACTGGTTCCACTTTACAGGCATCACACCTGCTGTCAGCGATAAAGCTGCTGAACTTACAGAACTTGCCTTAAAAGCTGCAAAAGCTAAGGGTATTACTGTATCCGTAGACTTAAATTTCAGAAAGAAACTCTGGTCTTCTGAAAAAGCGCAGAAAGTCATGTCAAATTTAATGCAGTATGTTGATGTATGCATCGGCAACGAAGAGGATGCAGAGAAAGTTCTGGGCTTTAAGCCAAGCGGTACCAATGTAACAAGTGGTGAACTCGAGCTGGCTGGTTATGAAGATATCTTTAAACAGATGATAGATAAATTTGGATTTAAATATGTTATCAGTTCTTTAAGAGAGAGTTATTCTGCTTCTGATAACGGATGGTCTGCCTGTATCTATGATGGAAAAGAGTTTTATCACAGCAAAAAGTACGAGGTGCGTATAGTAGACCGTGTAGGCGGAGGTGATTCCTTTGCAGCCGGACTTATCTGCGGACTGGTAGAAGGAAAAGATATGAAAGCATCTCTTGAATTCGCTGTTGCTGCTTCTGCTTTAAAGCATACTATTCCCGGAGACTTTAACCTGGTATCAAGAAGTGATGTAGAGGCATTAGTGGGCGGAGATGCTTCCGGCAGAGTGCAAAGATAAGAGTGAGAATCAAACGTGAATGTATGCCTGTGGACCAAGTCCGCAGGCCATGAGAAAGGCATGGTTATTGATATGAAATTAGGTATTCGTGCCCATGATATGGAAAGAGCACCCTTAGAGACTCTTGTAGCAAATATTAAGAATAAGGGGCTGACCTGTACCCAGTTGGCATTAAGTAAAGTTATTGACAGCTTTAATGTGGAAGCGGCTGCGCTGACACCGGGAATGGCATTTTATATCAGGGATATATTTGCTAAAAATCAGGTAGACATAGCAGTTCTGGGCTGTTATCTGAACTTGACAGACCCGGATGCAGCTTCAAGAGAGAAGATACATGATATCTATAAAGCGCATATTCGTTTTGCCAGACATTTAGGCTGTGGAATGGTAGGAACCGAAACCGGTGCAGTGAATTCTGCTTATGCATTCGAAGAAGCCAATCACTCAAAAGAGGCACTTGACTGGCTGATAGAAAATGTCAAGAGGCTTGTTGATTATGCGGAGAGTATGGGTGTAATTTTTAGTATTGAACCTGTATATACGCACATCATGAGCGACCTTGACAGAACGTATCAGGTACTTCAGGCGGTAAATTCACCAAATCTGCAGGTGATATTTGACCCGGTGAATATTTTGCATGCAGGTAACTATAAAGAACAGGATGATATTATCAAAGGAGCTTTTGAGTTGTTTGGAAAGGATATTGCTGCCATTCATGTTAAGGATTTTAAGATGGTGGGAGATACCTTTAAACCACTTTCAAGCGGTCAGGGAGATTTCAACTACGAGTTGTTATTTAAGCTGCTTAAAGAGAAAAAACCTTATATACATATCCTGATGGAGGATACGACTCCGGAAAATGTATTTCAGGCTATTGGCTATTTGAAGAACATTTATTATGCAAACTAAGGATTGTATAAGATAAATTAGTACTATTCAAGCGTTACTGCAAATTGTCCATAAATAAAATTAGCAGGTCTGTCAGATGATTGATTAGGTAGATATAACTTAAGGAGGGATGAATTCCCTCCTTAAGTTATAGATATACTGTAATTAAGATAATACTTTTTTTGTTAATATTTTAACTGTTTACAGGTGATATAAAAAGTCCGTCTGTTTTTCAATTCTAAAACAAAAAAGCTACTAACTAACTTTCCTACAGTCAAGTAATTCTGGTTTTCTATAAACAAGTAATTCTGTTTGTCTATAAACAAGATTCTGGTTTTCTATAAACAAGTGATCCTGGTTTTCTATAAACAAGTGATTCTGGTTTTCCTATAAACAAATGTTCCTGGTTTTCTATAAACAAGTGATTCTGGTTTTCTATAAACAAGTGATCCTGGTTTTCTATAAACAAGTGATTCTGGTTTTCCTATAAACAAGTGTTCCTGGTTTTCTATAAACAAGTGATTCTGGTTTTCCTATAAGCAAGTGATCCTGGTTTTCCTATACACAAATGATTCGAGATAAATTGCAAATCTCCAAAACGTCTGATTACATGGTATGATATATTATTATTCATGTCAAAGAAATTAAATATATGGTACGATTTGTTGTTGTATCATTTGCAATTTGATACTGTAATGTGTTAACATGGTAAGGCGTTTATTAATTAAGGTAAGGAGAATATTGTGATTTATCTTTCAGATATAAATGGAGATAATTATAAATCTATCATAAGATTAAGTGTCAATGATGATTAAAAGCCAGGGGATAAGGCAGCTGAAGCCTTGTATAAAAGCTATGGTTTTGTTATTATCGATCGGAATGAAGCAGAGGATGAACCTGCTGAAATAATAATGGAACGAGTTTCATAAAGCAAAAACAGTTAATATTGTATATATATACATTTTGTCAAAAAATATGGATTATATTTCCTGAAAAATCAGAGCTCTTGATTTCTTGGAGCAGATACCTGTTCCGTGAGGGAAAAACACAATAAAACATGATAAAATAAGAAATGTTAAAAAGAAAGCTTGATTATTGGTACATTAAATATTATGATATTGGGGTAGCAGTTTATTGGAATTTCGAATTTCTATTATTTATAAATCAAAATGTATAAACTCAACATCAGAAGAAGCAGGGAGTCTAAAAATCTTTCTGTAAATAAGCAGTTTCATAAGATCTGAAGCCTGAAACTGCAGCATAAAGGAGACGATAGAATGATAAAGCTTTACGAGAAAGGTGCCTACGTCCTGAATGGCACAGAAGTATTTGATGAAAGAGAAGTAACAAGTGATTTACTGGCAGCCAGGACCGGAGAAGTCTGTACGAAAGAAGAAGCCGCTAAACATACTCTGGCATATTCTATCTTAAAGGAACATAATACTTCCGGCAATATGGAGAAGTTAAAAATAAAATTTGATAAACTGACCTCACATGATATTACTTTTGTAGGAATCATACAGACTGCCAGAGCCAGCGGTTTGGAAAAGTTCCCGGTTCCTTATGTACTTACCAATTGTCATAACAGTTTATGTGCGGTAGGCGGTACCATTAACGAAGATGACCATATGTTTGGACTTTCCTGTGCCAAGAAATACGGCGGAATTTATGTACCTCCTCATCAGGCAGTGATCCATCAGTTTGCAAGAGAAATGCTTGCGGGCGGCGGTAAGATGATTTTAGGTTCTGACAGCCATACACGTTACGGTGCCTTGGGAACTATGGCAGTAGGAGAAGGCGGACCTGAATTAGTAAAGCAGCTTTTAAACAGAACTTATGATATTACTATGCCCGGGGTTGTAGGTGTATATCTGACCGGAGAGCCCAGGAAAGGTGTTGGTCCTCAGGATGTTGCCCTTGCAATTATTGGAGCAGTTTTTGAAAAAGGTTATGTTAACAATAAGATAATGGAATTTTTCGGAGATGGTGTAGGTAAGCTATCTGTGGATTTCCGAATCGGAATTGATGTAATGACAACAGAAACTACCTGCCTATCCTCTGTCTGGACAACCGATTCTCAGGTAAAAGAATTCTATGAAATACATAACAGACCGGAAGATTACAAAGAACTTACGCTTGACAAAACCGTATACTATGATGGTCTGATTTATGTGGATTTATCTGAGATTAAACCTATGATCGCAATGCCTTTTCATCCAAGCAATGTTTATACCATCGATGAACTGAATGAAAATCTTTATGATGTATTATCAGAAGTAGAGAAGAAAGCAGCTATCAGCCTTGACAACAGCAATATTACATATAGTCTAAAGGAGAAAATACGAAATAACAGACTTTATGTGGATCAGGGAGTTATTGCCGGATGTGCCGGCGGCGGCTTTGAGAATATTTGCGATGCAACGGATATCTTAAAAGGAAAATATATCGGTGCAGATGAGTTCTCCTTAAGCGTTTATCCTGCCAGTCAGCCTGTGTATATGGAACTTGTGAAGAATGGTTCTGTGGCCAGCCTGATGGAAACCGGTGCAACCATCAGAACTGCTTTCTGCGGTCCTTGTTTTGGTGCAGGAGATGTTCCCTCCAACAACAGTTTCAGTATCAGACATACAACCAGAAACTTTCCTAACAGAGAAGGCTCAAAGATCACCAGCGGACAGATTGCCTCTGTAGCATTGATGGATGCCAGATCAATTGCAGCTACCGCAGCGAATAAAGGTTACTTGACTTCAGCAGAAAATATTGATACAGAATTCCTTAAGCCCAAATATTACTTTGACAGTAAGATTTATGATAACCGTGTATATGATGGTACAAACAACCCTATTCCTGAAACGGAGATCAAGTTTGGTCCCGGAATTGTGGATTGGCCTGCTATGTCAGGACTTACGGAGCATATGGTTTTAAAGGTCGTATCTGTAATTAAAGACCCTGTAACTACAACGGATGAACTTATTCCTTCCGGGGAGACGTCATCCTATCGTTCCAATCCGTTAGGACTTGCGGAATTTACCCTCTCAAGAAAAGATCCGGCTTATGTGGGACGTGCCAAGGAGATACAGTTGGCTGAAAAAGCCAGAATCAAAGGCGATAATATCTTTGAAGCTTGTGAGGAGTTAAAACCTGTTTATGAAGATATCCAAAAAGTATTTAACATAGACCCTCAACAGACGGAAATCGGCAGTGTGATCTATGCGGTGAAACCGGGAGACGGATCTGCCAGAGAACAGGCGGCAAGCTGTCAGAAAGTTCTTGGCGGCTTTGCAAACATTGCGAAAGAATACGCTACAAAGAGATATCGTTCCAATTTGATTAACTGGGGTATGCTTCCGTTCCTGTTACAGGAGTGTGAACTGCCTTTTGAAAATGGAGATTATCTGTTTGTAAAAGATATTAAAAAAGCTGTAATGGATAAGGCTGCTGAAATAAAAGCTTATGTAGTAGGAAAAGGCATGAAAGAGTTCTCGTTAAGACTCGGGGATCTGACCGATGACGAGAGAGAAATTATAGAAAAAGGCTGCCTGATTAATTATTACAGAAGTGAAAAGTAAATAAATTATTATATGATAACCCCTGTAAGTTGTGTTTTTCAACTTAAATGGGGTTATTATATTTATTGGGTATTTGAAAGCTCATCACTTCGCTGGAATTTTCGGCCTGATAATTTGTTTTGATACAGCTAATTGAGGCTGTTTGGAACACAGTAAACATATTATTTAACATTATTCATCTTCGGCTGGAAACATAGGAAGAACACGTTGCTTCTACAGACAGGCTGTGGTAAAATATGAGATTGAATACCTATACTATGAAATGTATAATCAGGAGTGAGTTTATGAATAAAATAATTGATGGTAAGATGATAGCTGAACAGATCAAAAATGAAGTGAAAGAAGAAACAGCAAGGTTAAAAGAGCAGGGAGTAAGAGTCACCCTGGCGGTTGTTCAGGTGGGCAGTGATCCAGCCTCCGGTGTTTATGTGAAAAATAAAAAGAAGGCCTGCGAGTATGTAGGCTTTGAATCACTTTCTTATGAATTAAAGGAAGATACCTCCCAGGAAGAACTCCTTGCTTTAATTCGGGAATTGAATGAGAAGAAGGAAGTAAACGGAATTCTTGTTCAGCTTCCGTTACCTGCGCATATAAATGAGGATGTTATTATTAAGGCTATCTTACCGGCGAAAGATGTAGACGGCTTTCACCCTGAAAATGTAGGATATTTAAGTACCGGTCAGAAGGGCTTCGTATCCTGTACACCGGCTGGTGTGATTGAACTGCTGAAACGCTCCGGAATTTCTATAAGCGGAAAAGAATGTGTGGTAATAGGCAGAAGCAACATTGTCGGTAAACCCATGGCGGCTCTTTTATTAAGAGAGGATGCAACCGTTACTATATGCCATTCAAGAACTTTGGATTTGAAGGCGGTTACAAAACGTGCGGATATTCTGGTAGCCGCCCTTGGAAAACCTAAGTTTATAACAAAAGATTATGTGAAAGAAGGCGCCTTTGTTATAGATGTGGGAATTCACAGAGGTGCAGATAATAAGCTTTGCGGAGACGTTGACTTTGAAGATGTAATAGACCATGTCAGTGCTATAACACCTGTTCCGGGTGGCGTTGGTCCCATGACCATTGCCATGCTGATGAGAAACTGTTTGGAAAGTGCGAAAAAATAAGGTTCCACTGATATCATAAAAAGTGAAGAAGAAAGGTTGAACAATTATGACAGGCAGTAACCATATTATAAAGGACGGAACCAGCTATATGGTTCTGAAATATGAAGACAGTCCCTATGTGCCAGCGGATTTCTGTATTTACCCGGTATGGGAAAAGGATAAGAACTTTCAATACAGCGGAAATCTTGAGATAAAGGAATACCAGTTGTATCTAAGAGATCTATCCGTCTTTTGTGACCGTAATTTCCCCGAAATTGGTGATATTAAACCCACGATCAGTGAGATAAGTTATGGTATTACCCATGCGAGTTACGAGGGAATCCATATACCACTTAAATTCACCGGAGGGTTAATTGCTGGAAACGGACTTATAAAAGAATATGATACCGGTATGATCTGCTCAGGACGTTATTATGAACCGCTGCACTGTTATCAGGCAGTGGTAGAGCTGATCTTTCAGGATGGAAGGCTGGTAACGGAAATAGATCATAGCAAAGCTATGGCGAGAATCAGAAAGAACCTGGATCTGGGGCTGCGATCTCTTGAAAAAGAAAGAGATGTAAAATGTATCAGGCATTTCATAAAGACTTCTTTTATAGGAGATTATGAACATCCGGGAAAACATAAGAAAATAAAACTCATAAATATCAATAACTATATTAAGAAGCTCAAAAAAGTAACAGAATAATAAGGCATAAAAAAGGTGTGTTCAAAAGCGGTGTTTGCTTTTTGGACACACCTGTTTCGAAAGGATGATATATCACGTTAACGAAAAAATTA from Anaerocolumna sp. AGMB13020 encodes the following:
- a CDS encoding tagaturonate reductase, translated to MVLLDDSISKAKDRPVKVIQFGEGNFLRAFADYMIDIANEKELFDGSIVILKAIEYGSLDMFHEQKYQYTLTLRGKQDGKEVNESRIITSVKDAVSVYDEYEKFMGLAGIDTLRFVVSNTTEAGIAFDEKDSLDALPPRTYPAKLTKFLFERYKAFAGDREKGLIILPVELIDDNGILLKEYVLKYAKLWSLEEDFITWLLEACVFCSTLVDRIVTGYPKDEAEAIWEKLGYQDNLLVTAEPFGLWVIESEKDISKELPLDKAGLPVVFTDNQKPYKQRKVRILNGAHTSFVLASYLAGNDYVLESMKDETIRNFMQKVIYEEVIPTLTLPEEELKTFADSVIERFENPHIKHALLSISLNSVSKWRARCLPSLLGYIEKNKTLPEHLVFSIAALLSFYSSSERKDGSLVGRRNGKEYIIQDDKEVLDFFAENSAKTSKEFVGLYLSNANFHGQDLSLIPSLNEKVTEYLESIKQNGMRKSLEILG
- the uxaC gene encoding glucuronate isomerase, translating into MQKFMDQDFLLTTETAKTLYHQFAAKLPIIDYHCHISPKEIAEDKQFGNITQVWLGGDHYKWRLMRANGIDEAYITGDAPDYDKFLSWAKTLQRAIGNPLYHWSHLELQRFFGYYGALNESTAEEVWNLCNEKLASPEFSARNLMMLSNVETICTTDDPIDSLEWHKQLKDDSSFSIKVLPAFRPDKALNIEKPDFTDYLQKLAEVSKIAINSFATLKEALKNRIAFFTSLGCCISDHALEYVMYIPADTEKIEEIFQKKLSGNSLTEQEILQYKTAFMLFAGRAYKEAGWVMQLHYGTKRDNNKRSFRSLGPDTGYDCINNVSFSSQLADYLNALHETEELPKTIVYSLNPNDNAAIVTVLGCFQDGSVRGKLQHGSAWWFNDHKTGMTDQMVTLANNGMLSAFVGMLTDSRSFLSYPRHEYFRRILSDLIGQWVEKGEYPNDLPQLAGIVEDISYYNAKNYFQF
- a CDS encoding UxaA family hydrolase, with protein sequence MKEYIKINEQDNVVVALREFKEGDRIQDGTIDLVVKESVPSGHKIALHFMKEGEKVIKYGNPIGLAKADIEAGTWVHTHNIKTGLGDICSYIYEKDYKELESTEDAYFRGYRRKDGKVGIRNEIWIIPTVGCVNKIAALLERKGNSMLTDNVEKVCAFEHPYGCSQMGEDQENTKKILAGLVNHPNAGGVLVIGLGCENSGVEQLKEHIGKYDGNRVKFLICQEEEDEVEAALKLLSGLIEYASTFAREEIPVKELIIGLKCGGSDGFSGITANPLVGAFSDILISKGGTTILTEVPEMFGAETLLMSRCREEGTFDKTVAMINGFKDYYTSHNQTIYENPSPGNKQGGISTLEDKSLGCTQKSGNAPVSDVLPYGSPVKSKGLNLLTAPGNDLVAATALAASGAHIVLFTTGRGTPFACPVPTVKISSNSKLYERKSNWIDFNAGVLLEEGKMDNIAQNLFSFVLDTASGKTVKSEIEGFHDMAVWKDGVTL
- a CDS encoding sugar kinase, with product MAKVITMGEIMLRLSTPGFQKFIQSDSFDVNYGGGEANVAVSLANYGHKAYFVSKVPNNPIGECAVAALRKYNVNCDHVAKGGERLGIYYLETGASMRASNVVYDRAHSSIAEAQEKDFDFDAIFDGADWFHFTGITPAVSDKAAELTELALKAAKAKGITVSVDLNFRKKLWSSEKAQKVMSNLMQYVDVCIGNEEDAEKVLGFKPSGTNVTSGELELAGYEDIFKQMIDKFGFKYVISSLRESYSASDNGWSACIYDGKEFYHSKKYEVRIVDRVGGGDSFAAGLICGLVEGKDMKASLEFAVAASALKHTIPGDFNLVSRSDVEALVGGDASGRVQR
- a CDS encoding sugar phosphate isomerase/epimerase family protein, with translation MNVCLWTKSAGHEKGMVIDMKLGIRAHDMERAPLETLVANIKNKGLTCTQLALSKVIDSFNVEAAALTPGMAFYIRDIFAKNQVDIAVLGCYLNLTDPDAASREKIHDIYKAHIRFARHLGCGMVGTETGAVNSAYAFEEANHSKEALDWLIENVKRLVDYAESMGVIFSIEPVYTHIMSDLDRTYQVLQAVNSPNLQVIFDPVNILHAGNYKEQDDIIKGAFELFGKDIAAIHVKDFKMVGDTFKPLSSGQGDFNYELLFKLLKEKKPYIHILMEDTTPENVFQAIGYLKNIYYAN
- a CDS encoding hydratase encodes the protein MIKLYEKGAYVLNGTEVFDEREVTSDLLAARTGEVCTKEEAAKHTLAYSILKEHNTSGNMEKLKIKFDKLTSHDITFVGIIQTARASGLEKFPVPYVLTNCHNSLCAVGGTINEDDHMFGLSCAKKYGGIYVPPHQAVIHQFAREMLAGGGKMILGSDSHTRYGALGTMAVGEGGPELVKQLLNRTYDITMPGVVGVYLTGEPRKGVGPQDVALAIIGAVFEKGYVNNKIMEFFGDGVGKLSVDFRIGIDVMTTETTCLSSVWTTDSQVKEFYEIHNRPEDYKELTLDKTVYYDGLIYVDLSEIKPMIAMPFHPSNVYTIDELNENLYDVLSEVEKKAAISLDNSNITYSLKEKIRNNRLYVDQGVIAGCAGGGFENICDATDILKGKYIGADEFSLSVYPASQPVYMELVKNGSVASLMETGATIRTAFCGPCFGAGDVPSNNSFSIRHTTRNFPNREGSKITSGQIASVALMDARSIAATAANKGYLTSAENIDTEFLKPKYYFDSKIYDNRVYDGTNNPIPETEIKFGPGIVDWPAMSGLTEHMVLKVVSVIKDPVTTTDELIPSGETSSYRSNPLGLAEFTLSRKDPAYVGRAKEIQLAEKARIKGDNIFEACEELKPVYEDIQKVFNIDPQQTEIGSVIYAVKPGDGSAREQAASCQKVLGGFANIAKEYATKRYRSNLINWGMLPFLLQECELPFENGDYLFVKDIKKAVMDKAAEIKAYVVGKGMKEFSLRLGDLTDDEREIIEKGCLINYYRSEK